A region of Mesorhizobium sp. M3A.F.Ca.ET.080.04.2.1 DNA encodes the following proteins:
- a CDS encoding invasion associated locus B family protein: MTSWLSRPSAKVVLFLAALLGASLAGGASAAPPQTAAPPSGTVKSTHGAWSIICDTPAGATSEQCVMMQNVVAEDRPEMGLSVVVLRTADNKAEILRVLAPLGVLLPNGLGLNVDGKDIGRAYFVRCFQDGCYAEVILEKPLLDTLKSGTSATFIVFQTPEEGIGIPVDLKGFAEGFAALP, from the coding sequence ATGACTTCCTGGCTTTCGAGACCCTCGGCGAAGGTGGTTCTTTTCCTCGCCGCACTGCTTGGCGCCAGCTTGGCCGGCGGAGCCAGCGCCGCGCCGCCTCAGACCGCCGCGCCGCCCAGCGGCACGGTCAAGTCGACGCACGGGGCATGGTCGATCATCTGCGACACGCCTGCCGGCGCGACCTCCGAGCAATGCGTGATGATGCAGAACGTCGTGGCCGAGGACCGTCCCGAGATGGGACTTTCGGTAGTGGTCCTGCGCACCGCCGACAACAAGGCCGAAATCCTGCGCGTGCTCGCGCCACTCGGCGTGCTGCTGCCCAACGGGCTTGGCCTCAACGTCGACGGCAAGGACATTGGCCGCGCCTACTTCGTGCGCTGCTTCCAGGACGGCTGCTATGCCGAAGTGATCCTCGAAAAACCGCTGCTCGACACGCTGAAGAGCGGCACCTCCGCCACCTTCATCGTTTTCCAGACGCCCGAGGAAGGCATCGGCATTCCCGTCGACCTCAAGGGATTCGCAGAAGGCTTCGCCGCCCTGCCCTGA
- a CDS encoding TlyA family RNA methyltransferase — MNSPLPASTRLRLDELLVERGLFGSRSRARDAVDRGTVSVDGAVARKPGQFVTPDCLVAVDDPAQAYVSRAALKLIAGLDLFGLDPAGSEALDIGASTGGFTQVLLERGAAHVTAIDVGHGQMHPGIAGNSKVRAIEGLNARDLSAADLDGSIPNFLVCDVSFISLKLALPPALALAAEGARALLLVKPQFEAGREAIGKGGLLKDPTDAERIAAGLRDWLAGIAGWRVLGLHPSPIEGGDGNREFLLAAVKDAVSR, encoded by the coding sequence ATGAATTCTCCCTTGCCAGCCAGCACGCGCCTGAGGCTCGACGAACTGCTCGTCGAGCGCGGCCTGTTCGGCAGCCGCTCGCGCGCCCGCGACGCGGTCGATCGCGGCACGGTCAGCGTTGACGGCGCGGTCGCCCGCAAGCCTGGCCAGTTCGTCACGCCGGACTGCCTCGTTGCCGTAGACGACCCGGCACAGGCCTATGTCTCGCGCGCGGCGTTGAAGCTCATTGCCGGCCTCGACCTTTTCGGGCTCGATCCCGCAGGCAGCGAAGCGCTCGATATCGGCGCCTCGACCGGCGGCTTCACCCAGGTGCTGCTCGAACGAGGCGCCGCCCACGTCACGGCGATCGATGTCGGTCATGGCCAGATGCATCCTGGGATCGCCGGCAATTCGAAGGTGAGGGCCATCGAGGGGCTGAACGCCCGCGACCTATCCGCCGCCGATCTGGACGGCAGCATTCCCAATTTCTTGGTTTGCGACGTCAGCTTCATTTCGCTGAAGCTCGCCTTGCCTCCGGCGCTTGCCTTGGCCGCCGAAGGCGCCAGGGCGCTGCTTCTCGTCAAGCCGCAATTCGAGGCCGGCCGCGAAGCGATCGGCAAGGGCGGGCTGCTCAAGGACCCGACCGACGCCGAACGCATCGCCGCCGGTTTGCGCGACTGGCTTGCCGGCATTGCCGGATGGCGCGTGCTGGGACTCCATCCGTCGCCGATCGAAGGCGGCGACGGCAATCGCGAATTCCTGCTCGCTGCGGTCAAGGACGCGGTTTCGCGATGA
- a CDS encoding exodeoxyribonuclease VII small subunit encodes MAGEGNEDVKAMSFEQALDALEKIVDDLERGDVPLDQSIRIYERGEALKAHCDRLLKAAEDKVEKIRLSRDGKPVGTEPLDAE; translated from the coding sequence ATGGCTGGCGAAGGCAATGAGGACGTCAAGGCGATGAGCTTCGAACAGGCGCTCGACGCACTGGAGAAGATCGTCGATGATCTGGAGCGCGGCGACGTCCCGCTCGACCAGTCGATCCGCATCTACGAGCGCGGCGAGGCGTTGAAGGCGCATTGCGATCGTCTGCTGAAGGCGGCCGAGGACAAGGTCGAGAAGATCAGGCTGTCACGCGACGGCAAGCCAGTCGGAACGGAGCCGCTGGACGCCGAGTAG
- a CDS encoding class I SAM-dependent RNA methyltransferase, with the protein MSARFTIARLGGQGDGIASADGDEVFIPFTLPGEIVTAVRQKDRAALMSVLETSPRRIDPACRHFTECGGCALQHFEAKAYQQWKREKVVQALKAKGIVCEVDALVPCAPHTRRRVVFSARRTDAGMLLGFVRALSSEIIPIEECPISLPAIVSALDRLRALAGLVCATPKAFHMTVTVTASGLDVAVQDAGRLGENQRRVASNFVMAEGLARLSVDGEVIIEPKKPVVQFGSIAVAMPPGAFLQATEAAEQTMASLVGRHLSRAKKVTDLFAGCGSFALRLASKSEVHAVEGDAPALAALDRAFRFASGLKRVTNERRDLFRRPLTFKELNGFDGLVFDPPRAGAEDQSKQIARSDVPLVAAVSCNPVTLARDLRILIDGGYALKNVTPIDQFLWSPHVEAVALLEKPRRRR; encoded by the coding sequence ATGAGCGCGCGCTTTACCATCGCCAGGCTTGGCGGGCAGGGCGACGGCATCGCCAGCGCCGATGGCGACGAAGTCTTCATCCCATTCACGCTGCCGGGCGAGATCGTCACCGCGGTCCGCCAGAAAGACCGCGCCGCGTTGATGTCGGTGCTTGAGACCTCGCCGCGCAGGATCGATCCTGCCTGCCGCCATTTCACCGAATGTGGCGGCTGTGCCTTGCAGCATTTCGAGGCCAAGGCCTATCAGCAGTGGAAGCGCGAAAAGGTCGTGCAGGCATTGAAGGCCAAGGGCATCGTTTGCGAGGTCGATGCGCTGGTGCCTTGCGCGCCTCACACGCGCCGCCGTGTGGTCTTCAGCGCCCGCCGTACCGACGCCGGCATGCTGCTCGGCTTCGTGCGCGCGCTTTCTTCCGAGATCATCCCGATCGAGGAGTGCCCGATTTCGCTGCCGGCGATCGTATCGGCGCTGGATCGGCTACGTGCCCTGGCCGGACTGGTCTGCGCCACGCCGAAGGCCTTCCACATGACCGTGACCGTGACGGCTTCGGGCCTCGACGTCGCCGTCCAGGACGCCGGCAGGCTTGGCGAGAACCAGCGGCGGGTCGCATCCAACTTCGTCATGGCCGAAGGCTTGGCGAGGCTTTCCGTCGATGGCGAGGTGATCATCGAGCCGAAGAAGCCGGTGGTGCAATTCGGGTCGATCGCCGTCGCCATGCCGCCGGGCGCGTTCCTGCAGGCGACCGAGGCCGCCGAGCAGACGATGGCGAGCCTCGTCGGCCGGCATCTTTCGCGCGCCAAGAAGGTGACCGACCTCTTCGCCGGCTGCGGCAGCTTCGCGCTCAGGCTCGCATCGAAGTCGGAGGTGCATGCGGTGGAGGGTGACGCGCCGGCGCTTGCGGCGCTCGACCGGGCCTTCCGCTTCGCCAGCGGCCTGAAGCGGGTGACCAACGAGCGCCGCGATCTCTTCCGGCGACCGCTGACGTTCAAGGAGCTGAACGGCTTCGACGGCCTCGTCTTCGACCCGCCGCGTGCCGGCGCCGAAGACCAGTCGAAGCAGATCGCGCGCTCCGACGTGCCGCTGGTCGCGGCCGTGTCCTGCAACCCGGTGACGCTGGCGAGGGACCTGCGTATCCTCATCGATGGCGGCTACGCGCTGAAGAACGTGACCCCGATCGACCAGTTCCTGTGGTCGCCGCATGTCGAAGCTGTCGCGCTGCTGGAGAAGCCGAGACGGCGCCGATAA
- the tldD gene encoding metalloprotease TldD, producing the protein MNSLIGQFDISDDRIKEIVADTIKGADDGELFLEYSESEALMFDNGRLKTANFNTDQGFGLRAVAGEASGYAHSSDLSEASLLRAADAVSAVKGGYTGTLAAAPARTNRHLYGDENPIPSPSFEAKAKLLQEIDTWLRAADPRVRQVTASLAASWQHVEIVRGDGQVVRDIRPLVRINVAVVVGDGDRQESGSYGMGGRKSFGDFLTEESWKFAAGEALRQALVNLEAVPAPAGTFDIVLSSGWPGVMLHEAVGHGLEGDFNRKKTSAFAGLMGSQVAAKGVTVVDDGTIAERRGSITVDDEGTPSARNVLIEDGRLVGYMQDRQNARLMGMKATGNGRREGYAHQPMPRMTNTYMTSGDMPPEEIIASVKNGIYAVSFGGGQVDITSGKFVFGCTEAYMIENGKVTQPIKGAMLIGNGPDAMHRVTMVGNDMKLDNGIGMCGKAGQGVPVGVGQPHLRMNQMTVGGTRV; encoded by the coding sequence ATGAACAGCCTGATCGGCCAATTCGACATTTCCGACGATCGCATCAAAGAGATCGTCGCCGACACCATCAAGGGCGCCGACGACGGCGAGCTGTTCCTCGAATACAGCGAGAGCGAAGCGCTGATGTTCGACAATGGCCGGCTGAAGACGGCCAATTTCAACACCGACCAGGGTTTCGGGCTGCGTGCCGTGGCCGGCGAGGCCAGCGGCTATGCCCACTCCAGCGATCTTTCGGAAGCTTCGCTGCTGCGGGCCGCCGATGCCGTATCGGCGGTCAAGGGCGGCTATACCGGCACGCTCGCCGCCGCGCCCGCCCGCACCAACCGCCACCTCTACGGCGACGAGAACCCCATCCCCTCGCCCAGCTTCGAGGCCAAGGCCAAGCTTCTGCAGGAGATCGACACCTGGCTGCGTGCTGCCGATCCGCGAGTGCGGCAAGTGACGGCCTCGCTCGCGGCCTCCTGGCAGCATGTCGAGATCGTGCGCGGCGACGGCCAAGTGGTGCGCGACATCCGGCCGCTGGTCAGGATCAATGTCGCCGTGGTGGTCGGCGACGGCGACCGGCAGGAAAGCGGCTCCTACGGCATGGGCGGCCGCAAGAGCTTTGGCGACTTCCTCACCGAAGAGAGCTGGAAATTCGCAGCCGGCGAGGCACTCAGGCAGGCGCTGGTCAATCTCGAGGCGGTTCCAGCGCCGGCGGGCACGTTCGACATCGTGCTGTCCAGCGGCTGGCCGGGCGTGATGCTGCATGAGGCGGTCGGCCACGGACTGGAGGGCGACTTCAACCGCAAGAAGACGTCCGCCTTCGCCGGGCTGATGGGCAGCCAAGTGGCGGCGAAGGGCGTCACCGTGGTCGATGACGGCACGATCGCCGAGCGGCGCGGCTCGATCACCGTCGACGATGAAGGCACGCCCTCGGCGCGCAACGTGCTGATCGAGGACGGAAGACTGGTCGGCTACATGCAGGATCGCCAGAACGCCCGGCTGATGGGCATGAAGGCCACCGGCAACGGACGGCGGGAGGGCTATGCGCACCAGCCGATGCCGCGCATGACCAACACCTACATGACCTCGGGCGACATGCCGCCGGAGGAGATCATCGCCTCGGTCAAGAACGGCATCTATGCCGTCTCCTTCGGCGGCGGCCAGGTCGACATCACCTCGGGCAAGTTCGTGTTCGGCTGCACCGAGGCCTACATGATCGAGAACGGCAAGGTGACGCAGCCGATCAAGGGCGCGATGCTTATCGGCAACGGGCCCGACGCCATGCACCGCGTCACCATGGTCGGCAACGACATGAAGCTCGACAACGGCATCGGCATGTGCGGCAAGGCCGGCCAGGGCGTGCCTGTCGGCGTCGGCCAGCCACATCTGAGAATGAACCAGATGACGGTGGGCGGCACCAGGGTTTGA
- the dxs gene encoding 1-deoxy-D-xylulose-5-phosphate synthase codes for MNQKPETPLLDQVRIPADLRALDESALPQLATELRAELIDAVSHTGGHLGAGLGVVELTVALHYVFNTPQDRLIWDVGHQAYPHKILTGRRDRIRTLRQEGGLSGFTRRAESEYDPFGAAHSSTSISAGLGMAMGRDLSGGRNNVIAVIGDGAMSAGMAYEALNNAGALDARLIVILNDNDMSIAPPTGAMSAYLARLASGKAYLGLRDFGKKLSSYLGKRADRAITRAVEHARGYVTGGTLFEEMGFYHIGPIDGHNLEHLIPVLKNVRDNADGPVLIHVVTQKGKGYAPAEAAADKYHGVNKFDVITGAQAKAPANAPSYTKVFAESLIQEAREDDRIVAITAAMPSGTGLDLFGEVFPARTFDVGIAEQHAVTFAAGLATEGYKPFAAIYSTFLQRAYDQVVHDVAIQKLPVRFPIDRAGFVGADGATHCGAFDTTFLASLPGFVVMAAADEAELRHMVRTAASYDEGPIAFRYPRGNGVGVDMPERGSVLEIGKGRILKEGTKVALLSFGTRLQDCMLAAEELGAAGLSTTVADARFAKPLDEDLIRRLARSHEVLVTVEEGAIGGFASQVLHFLAHEGLLENGLKVRPLILPDEFTDHAKPEKMYADAGLDAAGIVRTVFAALGHGVQAQRA; via the coding sequence GTGAACCAGAAACCCGAAACCCCGCTTCTCGACCAAGTCCGCATCCCGGCGGATTTGCGGGCGCTTGACGAAAGCGCGCTGCCGCAGCTGGCGACGGAACTGCGCGCCGAGCTGATTGATGCCGTTTCGCATACCGGCGGCCATCTTGGCGCCGGCCTCGGCGTGGTCGAGCTGACGGTCGCCCTGCATTATGTCTTCAACACGCCGCAAGACCGGCTGATCTGGGACGTCGGCCACCAGGCTTATCCGCACAAGATCCTGACCGGCCGCCGCGACCGCATCCGCACGCTGCGCCAGGAGGGCGGGCTCTCCGGCTTCACCCGGCGAGCAGAGAGCGAATACGACCCGTTTGGTGCCGCGCATTCCTCGACCTCGATTTCTGCCGGTCTCGGCATGGCGATGGGCCGCGATTTGTCGGGCGGCCGTAACAATGTCATCGCCGTCATCGGCGACGGCGCGATGTCGGCCGGCATGGCCTATGAGGCTCTGAACAATGCCGGCGCGCTCGACGCCCGCCTGATCGTCATCCTCAACGACAACGACATGTCGATCGCCCCGCCGACCGGTGCGATGAGCGCTTATCTGGCCAGGCTCGCCTCGGGCAAGGCCTATCTCGGCCTGCGCGATTTCGGCAAGAAATTGTCGTCCTATCTCGGTAAGCGCGCAGATCGCGCCATCACGCGCGCCGTCGAGCATGCGCGCGGCTACGTCACCGGCGGCACGCTGTTCGAGGAGATGGGCTTCTACCACATCGGTCCGATCGACGGGCACAATCTCGAGCACCTGATCCCGGTGCTGAAGAACGTGCGCGACAATGCCGATGGTCCGGTGCTGATCCATGTCGTGACGCAGAAGGGCAAGGGCTACGCGCCGGCCGAAGCCGCCGCCGACAAGTACCACGGCGTCAACAAGTTCGACGTCATCACCGGCGCGCAGGCCAAGGCGCCGGCCAACGCGCCAAGCTACACCAAGGTGTTCGCCGAGAGCCTGATCCAGGAGGCGCGCGAGGACGACCGCATCGTGGCGATTACCGCCGCCATGCCGAGCGGCACCGGCCTCGACCTCTTTGGCGAGGTGTTCCCGGCCAGGACCTTCGATGTCGGCATCGCCGAGCAGCATGCGGTGACCTTCGCCGCCGGTCTCGCCACCGAGGGCTACAAGCCCTTCGCCGCCATCTATTCGACCTTCCTGCAGCGCGCCTACGACCAGGTCGTGCATGACGTGGCGATCCAGAAATTGCCGGTGCGCTTCCCGATCGACCGCGCCGGCTTCGTCGGCGCCGACGGCGCCACCCATTGCGGCGCCTTCGACACGACCTTCCTGGCCTCGCTGCCCGGCTTCGTCGTCATGGCCGCCGCCGACGAGGCGGAATTGCGCCACATGGTGCGCACCGCCGCTTCCTACGACGAAGGCCCGATCGCCTTCCGCTATCCGCGCGGCAATGGCGTCGGCGTCGACATGCCGGAGCGCGGCTCGGTGCTCGAGATCGGCAAGGGGCGCATCCTGAAGGAGGGCACCAAGGTGGCGCTTCTCTCCTTCGGCACGCGGCTGCAGGATTGTATGCTCGCCGCCGAGGAACTCGGCGCGGCGGGTCTTTCGACCACGGTCGCCGATGCCCGTTTCGCCAAGCCTCTGGACGAGGATCTCATCCGCCGTCTCGCGCGCTCGCATGAGGTTCTGGTGACGGTGGAGGAGGGTGCGATCGGCGGCTTCGCCAGCCAGGTGCTGCATTTCCTCGCCCATGAAGGGCTGCTGGAAAACGGCCTCAAGGTGCGCCCGCTGATCTTGCCGGACGAGTTCACGGACCACGCCAAGCCCGAGAAGATGTATGCCGACGCGGGCCTCGATGCGGCCGGCATCGTGCGCACGGTTTTCGCCGCGCTGGGCCACGGCGTGCAGGCGCAGCGCGCCTGA
- a CDS encoding DUF2277 domain-containing protein — translation MCRNIKTLFNFEPPATDDEVHDAALQFVRKLSGSTKPSKRNEHAFNHAVEAIAAAARELLDSMETTQHPRNREEEAAKAKARSALRFA, via the coding sequence ATGTGCCGCAACATCAAGACCCTGTTCAACTTCGAGCCGCCGGCGACCGACGACGAAGTCCATGACGCGGCGTTGCAGTTCGTGCGCAAGCTGAGCGGTTCGACCAAACCGTCAAAGCGAAACGAGCATGCCTTCAACCATGCCGTCGAAGCGATTGCCGCAGCGGCGCGTGAATTGCTCGATTCCATGGAGACCACCCAGCATCCGCGCAATCGCGAGGAAGAGGCTGCCAAGGCGAAGGCCAGGTCAGCACTCCGCTTCGCCTGA
- a CDS encoding pirin family protein: MSFFPANDPEPGDAFACDRIELMVVPNAKDIGGFEVRRALPTAKRRLVGPFIFFDRMGPAILRAGQALDVRPHPHIGLSTVTYLFDGRIRHRDSLGTEMVIAPGDVNLMTAGRGIVHSERTPEELRGAPMSISGLQTWLALPDGKEEVAPIFENTAVIRLPKIDAEGISGRVVIGELSGLRSPVTTASDTLYADLRLAPGASVKIPPDAEERAIYTLEGEVAISRDRFPAERLLVFKPGDEIVVSSERGAHFMLFGGASLGSRRYIWWNFVSSSKERIEQAKEEWKTGRFDIVPGDEEEFIPLPES; the protein is encoded by the coding sequence ATGAGCTTCTTCCCGGCCAACGATCCTGAACCCGGCGATGCCTTCGCCTGCGATCGTATCGAGTTGATGGTCGTCCCCAACGCCAAGGACATCGGCGGCTTCGAGGTTCGCCGCGCCCTGCCGACGGCAAAGCGCCGGCTGGTCGGGCCGTTCATCTTCTTCGACCGCATGGGACCGGCAATCCTGAGGGCAGGGCAGGCGCTCGACGTGCGCCCGCACCCGCATATCGGGCTGTCAACCGTCACCTATCTGTTCGATGGCAGGATCAGGCATCGCGACTCGCTCGGCACTGAAATGGTGATCGCGCCCGGCGACGTGAACCTGATGACCGCCGGGCGCGGCATCGTCCATTCCGAGCGCACCCCGGAGGAACTGCGCGGCGCGCCGATGTCGATCTCCGGCCTGCAGACCTGGCTGGCGCTTCCCGATGGCAAGGAGGAGGTCGCTCCGATCTTCGAGAACACGGCGGTGATCCGCCTGCCGAAGATCGATGCCGAAGGGATCAGCGGCCGTGTCGTCATCGGCGAATTGTCCGGGCTGCGATCGCCCGTCACGACCGCCTCCGACACGCTCTATGCCGATCTGCGGCTGGCGCCGGGCGCCAGCGTGAAAATTCCCCCCGACGCCGAGGAACGTGCCATCTACACGCTGGAAGGCGAGGTCGCGATTTCCCGCGACCGCTTCCCCGCGGAACGGCTGCTGGTCTTCAAACCGGGCGACGAGATCGTCGTTTCGTCCGAGCGGGGGGCGCATTTCATGCTGTTCGGCGGAGCCTCGCTCGGCTCCAGGCGTTATATCTGGTGGAACTTCGTTTCGTCTTCGAAAGAACGCATCGAGCAGGCAAAAGAAGAATGGAAGACAGGCCGCTTCGATATCGTTCCCGGCGATGAGGAAGAGTTCATTCCGCTGCCGGAAAGCTGA
- a CDS encoding histone deacetylase family protein, with product MTTRLYTHPVFLEHLTPPGHPERPDRLRAIERVLDDESFSALDRVKAPEADEATLLYAHPEDFVARVRAAIPESGIVSIDADTSASPKSWQAAVTAIGAANAAVDDVFDGRASNVFVAARPPGHHAEKTTAMGFCLFNTAAIAARYAQKKHQAERVAIVDWDVHHGNGTQDIFWDDPSVLYCSTHQMPLYPGTGAKSETGAGNIVNAPLAPRTGSELFRDAFLSRVLPSIDAFAPDLIIISAGFDAHHRDPLAEINLTEDDFDWATGQLMERAGRHSGNRLVSLLEGGYDLQGLAFSVAAHVGRLMKG from the coding sequence ATGACAACCCGTCTCTACACCCATCCGGTATTTCTGGAACACCTTACGCCACCCGGTCACCCCGAGCGGCCCGACCGTTTGCGCGCCATCGAGCGTGTGCTGGATGATGAGTCATTTTCGGCTCTGGATCGCGTCAAGGCGCCGGAAGCCGATGAGGCGACCCTTCTCTATGCCCACCCGGAGGATTTCGTTGCCCGCGTCCGCGCCGCCATTCCCGAGAGCGGCATCGTCTCGATCGACGCCGACACCAGCGCCAGCCCGAAGAGCTGGCAGGCCGCGGTGACGGCGATCGGCGCCGCCAATGCGGCCGTCGACGACGTCTTCGACGGCCGCGCCAGCAATGTCTTCGTTGCTGCGCGGCCGCCCGGCCATCATGCCGAGAAGACCACCGCGATGGGCTTTTGCCTGTTCAACACCGCGGCGATCGCGGCCCGCTACGCGCAGAAGAAGCACCAGGCCGAGCGCGTCGCCATCGTCGACTGGGACGTGCACCATGGCAACGGCACGCAGGACATTTTCTGGGACGATCCGTCGGTGCTCTATTGTTCGACCCACCAGATGCCGCTTTATCCGGGCACTGGCGCAAAGAGCGAGACCGGCGCCGGCAACATCGTCAATGCGCCGCTGGCGCCCCGCACCGGCAGCGAACTGTTCCGCGACGCCTTCCTGTCGCGCGTGCTGCCGTCGATCGACGCCTTCGCGCCCGACCTGATCATCATTTCCGCCGGTTTCGATGCGCACCATCGCGATCCGCTGGCCGAGATCAACCTGACCGAGGATGATTTCGACTGGGCGACCGGGCAACTGATGGAGCGCGCCGGGCGCCACAGCGGCAATCGGCTCGTCAGCCTGCTGGAGGGCGGCTACGATCTTCAGGGATTGGCATTTTCGGTCGCCGCCCATGTCGGGCGGCTGATGAAGGGATAG
- a CDS encoding caspase domain-containing protein: protein MRTLQKFIGLVVALIVLAVAPATTALGQEQKRLAFVIGNAAYSPGELVTPANDAGLIAQTLQAAGFDVVGARDVDQESLRGAFRDFLTKVSEAGPDAVVFIFLAGRGVQFEGENYFLPVDAKIANPADVPIQAVRISDLTRPLAALPTKVNIVVLDAARPNALPRTNQPLAGGLALVDPDPNMLIAFNAAPGTVAPEGKGPYGAYAQALAEMMREGGLPLDELFDRVRLRVNEVTQGAQVPWNASKISAPFVFFDRAPDAPAPKVSEAEDQANRTREIRDFDADDAYVAALDRDTLSGYEEFLVAYPHDPMAKRVRAICAARREAITWRQTWMRDTPEAYWSYLDRYPHGPHAWDARRRLEHFDAELEPPPSFTVIIYDVPPPPEEEFIYVDRPVLYFDDPDFDFEPPPPVAIIFLPPPPPDFIVLRPPRRPVDVFVLPVPVFVPVPVWVRPPRYIVPPPNDIIFNNIHNTTVINTINNTTITNEASEARQPDGTEEGGLTAGRKVTAGGTAAMAARVALPPLLKKRAAIQQRKQPGVVMPLSKNESAGKLGTDHTLPGGRGKTLPLVNGRPVPNGLNLPGNASRKLLGKQGTVDADREATGNAAAAGKKGPVSIQGNDRKFRKLPTVNGRPAEQGLSVREKTRKYNPNVLSDRNDGKPRKLRRKDLSAGQSFVEPNDRAPAKDRGRNFRKLPTVNGAPADSRSSVQKRLRKNNPNVFSDQVQGPAGGGRKFRRLQNDQEGSAGAEINVQRNFKVNRPNENAQRQFKLQQNRNVEVFSKPQRPEFRAQPRPQGQPQERRLQQQPQRQPQQGNKRPVCGHPGEPPCRQ, encoded by the coding sequence ATGCGGACGCTTCAGAAGTTCATCGGCCTCGTCGTAGCTCTCATCGTGCTAGCCGTCGCGCCGGCGACGACCGCGCTCGGGCAGGAGCAAAAACGCCTCGCTTTCGTCATCGGCAACGCGGCCTACTCTCCAGGCGAACTGGTGACGCCGGCGAATGACGCCGGGTTGATCGCACAGACCTTGCAGGCGGCCGGCTTCGATGTGGTCGGCGCGCGCGACGTGGACCAGGAATCCCTGCGCGGCGCCTTCCGCGATTTCCTGACCAAGGTTTCGGAAGCCGGTCCCGACGCAGTCGTCTTCATCTTCCTTGCCGGCCGCGGCGTGCAGTTCGAGGGCGAGAACTATTTCCTGCCGGTCGACGCCAAGATCGCGAATCCGGCCGATGTGCCGATCCAGGCGGTGCGGATCTCCGATCTCACGCGGCCGCTCGCGGCGCTGCCGACCAAGGTCAACATCGTGGTGCTCGACGCCGCGCGGCCCAACGCCCTCCCGCGGACCAACCAGCCGCTGGCCGGCGGCCTCGCGCTTGTCGATCCCGACCCGAACATGCTGATCGCCTTCAATGCCGCTCCGGGAACGGTCGCGCCGGAGGGCAAGGGGCCGTATGGCGCCTATGCCCAGGCTCTGGCTGAGATGATGCGCGAAGGCGGTCTGCCGCTCGACGAGTTGTTCGATCGCGTGCGCCTGCGCGTCAACGAAGTCACCCAGGGCGCGCAAGTGCCGTGGAATGCCTCGAAGATCAGCGCACCCTTCGTCTTCTTCGACCGCGCGCCCGATGCTCCCGCGCCGAAGGTTTCGGAGGCCGAAGACCAGGCGAACCGGACGAGAGAGATCCGCGACTTCGATGCCGACGACGCCTATGTGGCGGCTCTCGATCGCGACACGCTGAGCGGCTACGAGGAGTTCCTCGTCGCCTATCCGCACGATCCGATGGCCAAGCGCGTGCGGGCAATCTGCGCGGCACGGCGCGAGGCGATCACTTGGCGCCAGACTTGGATGCGAGACACGCCGGAGGCCTACTGGTCCTACCTGGACCGTTATCCGCATGGCCCGCACGCGTGGGACGCGCGTCGCCGGCTGGAGCATTTCGACGCCGAGCTTGAGCCACCCCCGAGCTTCACAGTCATCATCTATGACGTGCCGCCGCCGCCGGAGGAGGAATTCATCTATGTCGACCGGCCGGTGCTCTATTTCGACGATCCTGATTTCGATTTCGAGCCGCCGCCCCCCGTTGCGATAATCTTCCTGCCGCCGCCGCCGCCAGATTTCATCGTGCTGCGGCCGCCGCGGCGGCCGGTCGACGTCTTCGTGCTGCCTGTCCCGGTCTTCGTGCCCGTGCCCGTGTGGGTCAGGCCGCCGCGCTATATCGTGCCGCCGCCCAACGACATCATCTTCAACAACATCCACAACACGACCGTTATCAACACCATCAACAACACGACGATCACCAACGAGGCCAGCGAGGCCAGGCAGCCAGACGGCACTGAAGAGGGCGGCCTCACCGCCGGCCGGAAGGTGACCGCCGGCGGCACCGCCGCGATGGCGGCCAGGGTCGCGTTGCCGCCGCTGTTGAAGAAGCGAGCCGCGATCCAGCAACGCAAGCAGCCCGGCGTCGTCATGCCGCTGTCCAAGAATGAATCCGCGGGCAAGCTTGGAACCGATCACACCCTGCCGGGAGGCCGCGGCAAGACGCTGCCGCTCGTCAATGGCAGGCCGGTGCCCAACGGCCTGAATTTGCCCGGCAACGCGTCCAGGAAGCTGCTCGGCAAGCAAGGCACCGTGGACGCCGACCGCGAGGCGACCGGAAACGCAGCTGCTGCCGGCAAGAAGGGGCCGGTCAGCATCCAGGGCAACGACCGCAAGTTCCGCAAGCTGCCGACCGTCAATGGCAGGCCGGCCGAGCAAGGTTTGAGCGTCCGGGAAAAGACCAGGAAGTACAATCCGAATGTATTGTCCGATCGGAACGACGGCAAACCGAGGAAGCTGAGGCGCAAGGATTTGTCCGCCGGCCAGTCGTTCGTCGAACCGAATGATCGGGCTCCGGCCAAGGATAGGGGCAGAAACTTCCGCAAGCTGCCGACGGTCAACGGTGCGCCGGCCGACAGCCGCTCGAGCGTGCAGAAGAGACTGAGAAAGAACAATCCGAATGTGTTCTCCGACCAGGTTCAAGGCCCGGCTGGCGGCGGCAGGAAATTCCGCAGGCTGCAGAACGATCAAGAGGGTTCAGCCGGCGCGGAGATCAACGTCCAACGCAATTTCAAGGTCAACCGGCCGAACGAGAATGCGCAGCGCCAATTCAAGCTGCAGCAAAACCGCAACGTCGAGGTGTTCTCCAAGCCGCAGAGGCCGGAGTTCCGGGCGCAGCCGAGACCTCAGGGTCAGCCGCAGGAGCGTCGTCTGCAGCAGCAGCCCCAGCGACAACCGCAGCAGGGAAACAAGAGACCTGTCTGCGGGCATCCGGGCGAGCCGCCCTGCAGGCAGTAG